The stretch of DNA CCGGTGAGCTGATCACCAACAAGCAGAGCGAGAACCGGGAAGATCGCTACCTGAAAAAGGGCTGCATCTGGGTGTTCCGGGTCAACCGCAACTGGAGCCGCGACGCGCACGTCGGCGGCAACAACGCCCGCTTCGTTAACCACTCCTGCAAGGGCAACTGCTGGATTGACGTGGACGGCAAGACCAAGACCATCTGGATTCGCGCCTCGAAGCCCATCGCCAAGGGCGAAGAGTTGACCTACGACTACAACACGGAAGGGGACAAGATCATCCCCTGCCTGTGCCGGCCGGGCTGCAAAACCAAGCTATGACCTGGCGGCGCGGCGCGATTGCCGTGGCCCTCGTCGCCCTGGTCGGCGCCACCCACGCGCCCGCCTTCGCCAAGGCTTCCGCCTCCGCTGAAGCTACGGCGGACAAGTCGGTGGACAGGCAGTCGCCCCGCCTCCGCGAAGACCAGCCGGCGGGCAAGCCGCCCGCCGGCGTCGCGTTTTTCGTCCGCAGCCTCGACAACCCCCGCGACCGGCGCGAAGCCCGCGCCGACATCCTCGACACGCCGGTCCTGCCCGGCTCGATCGTCAAGGCCGTGGCCCTGGTGGCGGCGCTCGAAGACGGCGTCATTCGCGCCGGCTCGAATCACCGGTGCCGCCGCACGGTCACTGCCGACGGGCAGACGTTCGTGTGCGCGCATCCCGACCTGAAGCGGCCGCTGTCTCCCGCGGAAGCGCTCGCCTATTCGTGCAACGACTTTTTCGTGTCGCTGGCGCCGCGGCTGTCACGCGACAGCCTGAACAAGGCGAGGCTGGCCGCCGGCCTGCCACCGATTGCGAGGGGCACGCCGATGGCGCCGGCGCTGGTCGGCCTGGCCGGCCCGCGCACCAGCCCGCGCGCGCTGATCGACGTGATGGCGCGATTGGCCGGCGCCGGCACTGACAAGCCGGTGCCGATGCGGGCGGAGACGCGCTCCGTGTTGCTCGAAGGGCTGCGCGGCGCCGCCGAGTACGGCACGGCGTCATCGCTGAAAGGCGCCGGCATTTCCGCGCTCGCCAAGACCGGCACCATCCTGATGCCGAGCGGCGCCGCGCTGGGCCTCGTGGTGGCGCTGACGCCGGCAGACCGCCCCACGCGCGGTATCGTGGTCGCGGCGCCTGGCGGCGCCGGCGTCGATGCCGCCGCAATCGCGTCGGATGTGCTCACCCAGCGCACCGCAGCATCCGCCTCCGCTCGCGTTCAATCAGGCGAGCTTCGGCGCGACCTCGCCGTAGCGGCCTCCGGCCGCGAAGGCGGGCCCCTGGCACCGATCAGGTTGGGCCGCACATTGGCCAGCGGCCGAACCCGCGTGGAGACCGTTCCCGTGGATGACTACATCGCCCAGGTGCTCGCGGGCGAAGGTCAGCCGCGCGCCGGTGATGCCGCGCAGCAGGCCCTGGCGATTACCGCGCGGACGTTCGCCATGGCGAATCGCAATCGCCATCGCCGAGAGGGCTTTGACCTGTGCGACACCACGCACTGCCAGGTCGTGCGGCCGGCCACCGCGACGACCCGCCGTGCCGCCGTGTCCACGTCAGGGCGGATGCTCCTCAACCAGGGCCTGCCGGCGTTCGTCTTCTACTCGGCGTGGTGCGGCGGGCGCTCGGAGCTGGCGTCGGCGGTGTGGCCCGGCGCGGTGGACTACCCGTACGAGCCGTCCGTGCATGACGACGCGTGCGAGGGCGAGCCCGGGTGGGCGAGCGACGTGCGGGTGGGCGACATCGAACGTGCGCTGCGGGTGGCGGGGCTGCGGGGCGATCGCCTGCGCGACATTCGCGTGCTGGCGCGCAACACGTCGAACCGGGTGTCGCGGGTCCGCGTCGAGGGCTTCACGCCGCCGGAGATGAGCGGCCACGAGTTCCGGATGGCGGTGGGCCGCGTCGCCGGCTGGCAGTCGATCAAGAGCACGGCCTTCGACATCAAGCGCACCGGCAGCGGCTATCACTTTCGCGGCCAGGGCTTCGGCCACGGCGTCGGCCTGTGCGTGATTGGCGCCGGCAACCGCGCCGCGAGAGGCGCGACGGCCGACGAGATTCTCCGATTCTATTTCCCGGGCTTGACCGTCGGCGCCGGCTCCGATCGGACCCTGACCACCGCGGCGGCACCCGCCGCCGCGGCCTCCGGCCGCGAAGGCGGACGGGCCTCGACCGACATCGCCCTTGCGCTGCCCGGCTCCGAGGAGGCCGATCGCAACACCGTGCTCGCGCTGATCCGCGAGAGCCGTGACGACGTCGCCCGTGCGACCGGCGCGATTCCGCCGGCGCGCTTGCGCGTGACCGTGCATCCGTCCGTAGACAGCTTCGGGCGCGCCACCGGCCAGCCGTGGTGGGTCTCCGGTGCGACCGACGGATCGTCGATCGACGTGCTGCCGCTGACGGTGCTCAGGCAGCAGGGGCAACTCGAGCGCACGCTGCGCCACGAGGTGGCGCACGCGCTGCTCGACGGCGCGCTGTCGAAACGGCCGATGTGGGTGAGGGAAGGGGCGGCGGCGTACTTCGCGAGCCCATCGGCATCGCGCGCAGCCGGGTCGCGCGTCACGTGCCCCAGCGACGCGGAATTGCTGCGGCCGATCTCAGCCGGCGCCCAACGTGACGCCTACGCGAGGGCCGAGACCTGCTTCGCCCGCGCGATTGCGGACGGCAAACGTTGGGACCAGGTGCGCTGACCGCGCACCCAGATGCCGCAGTGTTGGCGAACTCGAGCGCCTCACCAGGTCAATCGGCGACGACGAGCGCCACCCGGTTGGCGACCCTGGGCGCGCGTGCCAGCCGGCTATCGCACGTCAACACCACGGTGTCGAGCACCTCGGCCAGCGCCACGTAGACCGCGTCGTATGCACTCAGGTTCTGTCGGAGTTCCCACACCCGTTCGAGCAGCGGTTCGTGCGCATGGCGCTGCAGATCCAGGGCCCGCAAGTCTTCGATGGCGGTCGATGCCTCCGAGGCCTTCAGCTCACCCGTGCCGGCCAATCGTCGAAGCACCTGTGCGACCTCGATGTCCGCGAGGTGAGGCACATGCACGCCGAGGCCAGGGTCGGCAATCCGCCTGGCGACGGCCTGTCCAGAACGGGTATTGAGGAGCAGTTCTACCAACGCGGAGGCATCGAGCACGATCACCGCCCGTCGCGCTCCTCACGAATGATCTCCGCGGCGCTGATCCTGAGCTTGCGGACCGGGCGGGCGCGGAGCCGCTCGATCACTTCGAGGCGCGTGGGCCGATCCAGCGCTTTGCCCACTTCACGGAGGATGTAATCAGACATCGACATGCCCTCCATCGCCGCCCGGGCCTTGAGCCGGCGATGAAATACCGAGGGCACGTTACGGATCTGGACCATCGTGCGTGACATGTGACAACGATATGTTCATCGCTTTATCATGTCAACGGAGCTAGCGCAGCAGGCCTTCCAGTTCTTCGGGATGTCCCGAGCGGACCATGGCGTCGGCGCGCGTGATGGCGCCGGCCCTAACGAGACGCGCCAGCGATTCCTCGCGCGTCATCGACCCCGCCTTCCGGGTCATGGTGATCTCCTGATGCAGGTGCTGCAGCGCGTCCTTGCGGATGTGTTGGCGGGCGCCGTAGCTGACCATCAGCAGCTCCACCGCGGGGATGCGTCCGCCCGCGGTGCGCGGAATCAGCGTCTGGATCAACACCGCCGACAGCGCCAGCGACAACTCCTGGCGAATCGTGTTCTGGCGTTCGTTCGGGAACGAGTCGCAGATGCGGCCGATCGACGCCGCGACGTCGGTGGTGTGCAGGCTGCTGAACACCAGGTGGCCGGTTTCGGCGGCGCTGAGCGCAATCCGCATGGATTCGTGATCGCGCATCTCACCAATCACCAGGATGTCCGGCGCCTGGCGCACGGCCGCGCGCAGGGCGGTGGGAAAGTCCGGTGCATCGACGCCGACCTCGACCTGCTCAACCAGGCCCGCCTGATGCGCATGCTCGTACTCAATCGGGTCTTCGACCGTGATGATGTGCCTGGCCTCGCGCCGGTTGATGGCGTCCACCAACGCGGCCATCGTAGTGGTCTTGCCGGAGCCGGTGGCGCCGCCGATCAGCACCAAGCCGCGGCCGAGCCGCGAGAGCTGCTCGACCTCCGGTGGCAGGTTGAGCTCCGACAGTGACGGCACGCGCGACGGCAGCACGCGAATGGCGGCGGCGGGCCGGCCCCGCTCGTGATGCAGGTTGACGCGGAACCGTCCGAGCGACGGCAACCGAAGCGAGGCGTCGGCGATGCCGGTGTCGCGGAATTGCCTGGCGGCATGTGGCGGCAGCAGCGGCGTGATGGCGCCGGCGATGTCGTCGCCGTCGAGCATCACGTCGGCGACCGGCGACAGGAATCCGTCAACGCGGACGGACGGGGCACTGCCGGCCACGAGCAGGAGGTCGCTGCCTTTGCGCCGGACGACCTCGGCCAGCCAGTCTTCGACCCGGCTCGAGCTTTCGAGCAACGGGGCGGTTGCCGAGGCCGAGGCGTTCAGCTCGCCGATGAGGGCGTCGAGGTCGTCCATGTGGCTTGCCGGATGATAAGCGCGACGCCGATCGCCATCAACAACGCGGTGACCGACAGTTTCGCGGCGATGAACATCAACTCGACCGACGTCGCCGGCAACCCCTGCGGCCGCCATGGGGCCAGGTAGATCCACGGCGCCGCCACGAACAGTGCGAACCAGAGCGTCGCCAACGCGAGGCGGAGCGGCGACACCGCGTGCTTCAACCAGGTCGCACGCGCGAGGCTGGGCCAGCCGGCCAGCGTAATGGCGGCCATCAGCGAGAGCGCCAGCATCGGCGCGGCCACGCCTTTCATCCAGATTGCGGCCCAGTCAATCGCCCGGAACAGGCCGGACAGATCGCTCCATCCGAACCGGGCGATGAACCATGCGTTGATCTGACCGCTGTAGAGCGTCACCCGGTCGGTGACGCTCCCGACCAGCCACCACACCGCGGCGAACACCAGCACCGCCGGCACGATCGCGGCAGCACCGGTGATGGCGGACCGCAGCACCGGCACCGACAGGCCGCGCGCCCATCCCTGGATGGCGCCGTTGACGGTCACCGCCAGCAGGAAGAACGCGACGGCCAACAGCAGCGCCGAGACCGCGAGGCTGCCGACAGTGGATTCCGGCGTGATCAGGAACGTCCAGTAGGCGCCGCCGGTCAGGGCGGCGCCGGCCAGGATCCAGAGCGTGATGGCCGCGAGCTTCATCGCGCGCCTCCCGTGGGCGCGGTCACCACGAACGTCTGCGGTTCACTGGACGCATGCACGCCCGGCACATACATCGGCGACACCTGCGCGGGAATGGCGCGGAATTGTCCCGGCGCGATCACTTTCACCAGGTAACTGTATTCGTAACGGCCGCGCTCGAACGTCTCCTGGAAGAACACGGTCCGCGAATCGCGGTATTCGACGCGCGAGCCGAACCACCAGCCGTCCGCGGTCTCGCGTTCGAGCGGATACGCCGTGGTGTCCTGGATCGCCTCCACGCCGGCCGGCAGCGGATCGTCAATCGCCAGGTATCGCCACTCCGGCGAACCCGCCACGGTGAGGCGCACCGTGAGGACGTCGCCCGGCTTGGCCGTGCCGGTGAACGGCTGCTCGCGATAGACGATGCGGCCCTTGACGGTGACCGGGGCGAGGATCGCGTACTTCCGCGTGATCGCCAGTTCGCGCGACCCCTGACGCGCATCCGCCGTGGCCGTGTCGTAATACTCCGCTGCCGCGGACCAATACAGCGCCGCTTGTCCCGCCGAAGCCGACGGCGAAGGCGGATCGCGCTTGACCAGCCGCACCTGGTTGGCGCCGGCGTTGGCCGGCACCGACAGCACGAGCGGGTCAGGCGCGGTCATCGCCGCCGCGGTGAACGAGCGCCGGCCCACGTTGTTGCCGTTCACGAACACGTCCACCGAGAACGGCTGCGCCGATTCGTTGCGGGCCTGCATGAACGACAGCAGGCCGTAGATGGCCGTCGCGGTCTGCTTGGTCGTGGACCAGTAGCCGGCGGTGCGGTTCAGCATCATCCAGCGCACGGCGCGCTCGACGAGCGGATTCCTGGGGTCGCGGCGGGCGAGGGCCTGCACCGCGAAGGCGGTCGCCTCGATGCTGGTCTCCGCGGCGTCGAACAGGAGCGGATCGTTCGCCACCGCCCACCACGACACGTCGCCGCGCGTCTGCGCCTCGCCGGCCAGCGCCAGTGCCAGCTCGTTGCCGCGCGCGTCCTTGACCTCGTCCAGCAACAGCAGCAGCAGCGCGCGTCCGTACGCGCTCATGCGGCCGCGCCCGCTCCACGCTTCATCAAGCGCCGCCGCGTGCGAATACTTGTGTTCGACGCCGTCGGCGTACCACGAGATCACCGGCTCGCTGGCGGCGGTGCGCTGCAGCACGTAGGCCTCGTAGACCTTGAGGTCGGGTTCCACCCGCGGGTAGGTCTCGTAGAGCTGGGCCAGGGCGCGGGCGCCGTTGCCGATGCGGTGTTCGGCGACCTTGATTCCCGCGCGCCGCGCTTCATCCAATCCCCACAACGCATAGGCGGTCATGAAGGGATGGTTGCCGTCGGACTTCCACCATCCCCAGCCGCCATCGTCGTGTTGATAGTCGTAGAGCCGCTGGATGCCGGACGAGACCTGGCGGTCGAGCGCCGACAGCCGTTCGGTCGGCGCCAGCTTGAGCTCGGTCAGCGCGCGCGTGACCAGCAGGTTCGGCAGGAAGCTCGACAGCGTCTGCTCGGTGCAGCCGTAGGGATAGGTGGTGAGGAAGTCGAGAGCGCCGAGCATCGAGCCGGCCAGCGACGGCGCCAGCGCGATGGAGATGGTGCGCGCGGCGGGATTCGACGCGTCCGGCACCGTGACCACGGTGGTGGCTTCGCCGGCGCCGACAATCGACCCGGATGAGCCGAGTTCGCGCCGGATGCCAAACGGCAGCACCGGCAGGGGCAGTTCAACCGCGTCGCTGTCGTGCTCGGTCTTCGCGGTGGCGGTGATGGTCGCCGCGCCGACGGTGCGCGCGTTGAAGCGCCAGTCGTCGCGGCGCTCACCGCCGCTCGGCAACGCGGACGAGGTGGCCGCCGAGGAGGAGGCGGCCTCGAGTCCGGACGCCTGCACGGCGACGGAGGCGGTCTGCGTATCCGGCCGGTAGTTGTGGACCATCGTCGGTACCACGACCTCATCCCCTTCGGTGAGGAAGCGCGGCGTGATCACGCGAACGATCAGATCCTTGGTGGTGGTCGTGCGCGCCACCGCGACGCCGGCCCTGGTGTCGTCGGTGATGGCCCGCGCCGTCAGGCGCCACGTGGTGAGGGCGTCCGGGTAGTTCACGGCAATGCGGCCGCGGCCTTGCGCATCGGTGACGAGGTCGCCCACCCAGTAGATGGCGTCGGGGAAGTCCTTGCGCACCTCCGGCTGCACTTCCTTGTCGCCCTTGAAGTCGGCCAGCGTGAAGGGACGCCGGCCGCGCCGGGCCAGCTGCAGGCGGTCGCGGCCGGAGTAGCCGGTGAAGTAGTACTCGCGCGAGAACGTCGTGGCCACGCGTGAGTACTCGCGCCGGTAAAAGAAGCGAATCGGGTCGGGCGTGTCGTCGGCCTTCACGCCGTAGACCGCCTCGTCAATCACGGCGAGGCTCACCTGCGCGCGCACCGGCAGACCCGCCTGGTCGGTCACCAGCACGGAGAAGGCGCCCGGTTGGCGCGGCTTCGACACCGCCTGGTCGGCGGTCACCGACACCTGCAGCGTCCGCGCTGTCGCCGGCACGCCGATGCGGCGCTCGGCCCGGCTCAACCGCCCGTCGCGCAGGTAGGCGATGCTGACGAACACGTCGCCGACATCGCCCTCGTCGATCGGGATCTCGAGCGCTTCGGTGGCGGTGGGCCGCATCAGGCGGAACCACGACACGTGTTGCCCTTCCTTGGTCACCAGCACCGGGCCGGTGATGGTCTCGCCCCGCACGATCAGCCGCGCCGATTCACCCGGCTGATACGACTTGCGATCCGCGAGCAGTTCCAGATAACGGTCGCCCTCGTCGGTGCTCGTCTCGCTCGGCCCCGGCACCCACAGCCACACGTCGTCCTGGACGGTGCGATCCCCGCTGGGCGCGGTGGCACGGATGCGGAAACTGCCGGTCTGGTTCGGCAGCGTCAGGCGAGCCACGGCGCGGCCGTCGGCGTCGGTGGTGACGCCCGACTCGCTGATCTGATCCACTTCGGGCTGGTTGTAGTAGCCCTCCTTGTAGGTCAGGCGTTCCAGGGCCAGCATGACGGGCACGTTCGCCTGCGCCGCGCCGGTGTAGTCGACCGCGCGGACGGCCACGTCAACGGGACTGCCGGCGCGGAACACCGAGTTGGTGGTCTGCGCGGAAATCAGGAACGAGCCGAACGTGGCGTGCACGACCGTGTTGCCCGACACTTCCCGATTGGCGGCGTCGGTGACCTGCGCCTCGATGCGGGCGCTGAAGTCGCGGCCGTTCTCATCCACCGCGAGCGGGATGCGGACCTGCGCCTTGCCCTCGGCATCCAGCCGCGCCGTGCCCTGCGCCGCCTGGTTGTCGCCGTACCAGTAGCTGCTTTCTCCGCCGTCGAGGCCATCGTCCCACCGCAGGGGCGAGTAGTACGGCTGCTGATTCACGACCCACCGCAGCTGGCCGTTCGCCACCGGCTGGCCGAAGTAGTAGCGCGCCTGGATCGAGACGACCGCGTCGCGTCCCTGGCGCTCGAATCGTGATGCCGGTGTCACGATCACTTCGAATTCCGGCTTCCGGTATTCCTGCACTTCGAAGCCGCTCGTGGTCTGGAAGTCGCCGCTTTGGACGCGCAGCGTGTAATTGCCGAGGGCCGCGGTCGGCGGCACCGGGAAGCTCACCAGGACGGCGCCGAACGGATCCACCTTGACCTGGCGGCGGAACACCACCTTGTCGTTCGGGTCCGACGCCACCACCTCGACCTCGGCGCGATCGAACTTCGCCAATGCATCGAGATGCCGCCAGCGGAGCACGGCCTTGGTGTGCACGGTGTGACCGGGCCGATAGATCGGCTTGTCGGTGTAGATGTAGCCGGCCAGTTCCCGCGCCGGCTCCTGGAGCGACCACGCGCCGGGATCGGTGGCGGCCATTTGGTCGCCGCACTGGGCAACGCCGACCACGTCTTCCATCCGCTGTTCGGGAAGGGCCGCTTCAAAGAGCCCGTCGGGCGAGGTGCGTCCTTCGGCGACGGTCTTCTGCGACACGATCACGCGCACGGCGCAATCGGCCGACGGCTCGCCGGTGAAGCGGTTGGCGGCGAAGAACAGCATCTGGCCGGGCGAGGTTTTCGTGACCAGGCCGACGTCGGAGACGATCACGATCGTGTAGGCGCGCAGCAAATCGTTCACGGCCTCGACCAGGTAGATGCCGGGCTGGCGGAGGTCCACCGGCACGCGCCGGACTTCCGCGTCGCGCCGGTTGGGCAGCAGTTCGCGCCAGGTCGTCACCACCTGGTCGGGGTTGAGCAGCGGGACCTGGGCGAAGGTGTTCGCGTTGAGCACCACGCGCTGCGAGACCTCGGCCTGGTCGGTGGCGGCGCGCCGGGCCGCGCGGTAGGTGTGGCTGGCCTGCGCCCGCGCGAAGCGCCGCGCGTATTGCCGCTGGCCGCGCTTCCAGTCAGCCAGCCGTTCGAGCCAGGTTCGTTCCTGCTGCACGTCCACGTCGTCGCTGCCCAGTTGATGCGGATCGCGCAGGTTGGCGAAGAAGGTGAAAGGGTCGCGCACCTTGTAGATTCGGAAGTCCAGGTGCTGGATGCGGCGGAACGTCAGGTAGAAGTTCGGCGCGTCCCTGGTCGTGAAGACTTCGCTCGTGGACAGCGAGAACGCCGGCCGTTCCTCGGCGTCTGACTGCGCGAGCGCAGGCAGGGACGTGAACAGCAGAAGGAACGAGGTGAGAAGCAGCGAGGTGATTGTCTTCATAAGACCGCCAGGCGATACACGCCGACGAATCGCGGGTTTGAGGTCTGCGGCCGCCAGCGCGCGGCCGGATGCTGTTGCAGCGTGGTGAGCCGGACCTTGCGGACTTCGCCGGGGCCTTGGTCCGAGGGGCCCGTGTGGTACACGACCCAATCCTCGCCTTCGGCCTCGAACAGCGAACGCCCGACGAACACCATCAGGTGGTCGGGTTCGTTCTGTCCGGGCTGGCGGAAATACAGGAGGTCGCCGGCGCGCAGCGCCCTGGTGTCGCGGCCCAGGTGCCGGGCGTTGAGTCCGATCAGGGTGCGGGCGTCGGCGAACTCGGCGAACCGGGCCCGGGGACCGGCGCTGACCTGGAAGAGCGGCCACCCGTTGGCGCCGGCTTTCGGCGCCGATCGGACGTCGGCGAACTGCGGCGCGAACGGCAACGCGGCGCCGCGGACCCACTCGGGGGTGTGCGCGCGCATGGCTTCGCGGAACGCATGGCGAATGAGCGCCGCGCAGTCGGTCACGTCGGCCGTCGGGCGCTCGAACTGCGCGTCGGCCAGCAACACGAACCACGACCGGAAGGCCGCCCGGTCCGATTCGTCGGCCAGGCGCGTCTGCGCCACCGGCTGCGCAATGCTCGCCAGCACCATGAACAGCCCCGCACCCAAGCACTTCAGCACTTCAGCGCTCCAGGCTCACAGTTTAACGACGAACCCGGCCCAGCGTCCGGCCACCCAGCGCTCGCGCAGCCGGCCGCCGTGGGCCTGGACCACGGCATCCGCAATCGGCAGCAGCAAGCCGGTGCCGCCGCGCGAGAAGTCCACGGCTTGCTCGACCACCGTCCCGCGCCCGAGCGACCGTGGTTGCACGATCACCTTCGCCGCCGACCGGCCCTTGGTCAGCCGGAGATCGAAACTGGTGGAACCGGCCTGTGCCCTGGCCAGGGTGACGATCAAGGTGCAGAACACCCCGCGCAGCCGCGCCTCATCGACGCGCATCCGCACGTCCACCGGCGCCACCACGTCGAGGTTGACGTCCACATCCTCCGGCATCTCGACTGCCTGCACGGCCTGGTTGAGCACCGATCGCAACGACATGCTGCGCAGCGTCAACTTGAGGCGGCCGTCTTTCAGGTGCGCCAGCTCGCTCAGCTCGTTGAGCAGTGCCACGAGACGGTCGGTCGCCCGGGTGAGTTCGGTGATGACGTGGCGGGGCCGCTCGCCAAGCGTCGGGTCCTGCTCGAGCAGCCGAAGGTAGCCGCGGACGACGCCTGTGGGCCCCCTCAGCTCGTGCGACGCCAGCGACAGCAGGGTAGGGAGTGCGGTGTCGGGCATGTCATGGCTAATATCCCACATGACGCCGCTGCCCCCTGCGCGGCGTCTCAAGGGGGGACCGGTGCGGTATCATCGGCGGGGAGCAGGGGCGCTATGCAGTGCGTCCGGGGCCTGAGGGATTTCTATGCTGATCAAGAAAGCCGCCGACTTGCGCGAATCCGACGTCACGCCGAAAGAGACCTACCTGCGGCGACGGGAGTTCCTCGCGGTGGCCGGCAGCACCGCGGTGGCGGTGGCCACCAACGGCCTCGGCCCGGTGTTCACGGGCCCGCCGACGGCGGCGGCGCAGAATCCAGCGGCGCAGAAGCTCGCCAACCTCAAGCACAGCCCGTTCAGCACCGACGAGAAGCTGAACTCCTACAAGGACATCACCACTTACAACAACTTCTACG from Vicinamibacterales bacterium encodes:
- a CDS encoding SET domain-containing protein-lysine N-methyltransferase, with the protein product MPKATTLPKILRKRSKLHGYGVFAMEPINKNKRIIDYAGELITNKQSENREDRYLKKGCIWVFRVNRNWSRDAHVGGNNARFVNHSCKGNCWIDVDGKTKTIWIRASKPIAKGEELTYDYNTEGDKIIPCLCRPGCKTKL
- a CDS encoding SpoIID/LytB domain-containing protein, with translation MTWRRGAIAVALVALVGATHAPAFAKASASAEATADKSVDRQSPRLREDQPAGKPPAGVAFFVRSLDNPRDRREARADILDTPVLPGSIVKAVALVAALEDGVIRAGSNHRCRRTVTADGQTFVCAHPDLKRPLSPAEALAYSCNDFFVSLAPRLSRDSLNKARLAAGLPPIARGTPMAPALVGLAGPRTSPRALIDVMARLAGAGTDKPVPMRAETRSVLLEGLRGAAEYGTASSLKGAGISALAKTGTILMPSGAALGLVVALTPADRPTRGIVVAAPGGAGVDAAAIASDVLTQRTAASASARVQSGELRRDLAVAASGREGGPLAPIRLGRTLASGRTRVETVPVDDYIAQVLAGEGQPRAGDAAQQALAITARTFAMANRNRHRREGFDLCDTTHCQVVRPATATTRRAAVSTSGRMLLNQGLPAFVFYSAWCGGRSELASAVWPGAVDYPYEPSVHDDACEGEPGWASDVRVGDIERALRVAGLRGDRLRDIRVLARNTSNRVSRVRVEGFTPPEMSGHEFRMAVGRVAGWQSIKSTAFDIKRTGSGYHFRGQGFGHGVGLCVIGAGNRAARGATADEILRFYFPGLTVGAGSDRTLTTAAAPAAAASGREGGRASTDIALALPGSEEADRNTVLALIRESRDDVARATGAIPPARLRVTVHPSVDSFGRATGQPWWVSGATDGSSIDVLPLTVLRQQGQLERTLRHEVAHALLDGALSKRPMWVREGAAAYFASPSASRAAGSRVTCPSDAELLRPISAGAQRDAYARAETCFARAIADGKRWDQVR
- a CDS encoding type II toxin-antitoxin system VapC family toxin, translated to MIVLDASALVELLLNTRSGQAVARRIADPGLGVHVPHLADIEVAQVLRRLAGTGELKASEASTAIEDLRALDLQRHAHEPLLERVWELRQNLSAYDAVYVALAEVLDTVVLTCDSRLARAPRVANRVALVVAD
- a CDS encoding PilT/PilU family type 4a pilus ATPase, with the translated sequence MDDLDALIGELNASASATAPLLESSSRVEDWLAEVVRRKGSDLLLVAGSAPSVRVDGFLSPVADVMLDGDDIAGAITPLLPPHAARQFRDTGIADASLRLPSLGRFRVNLHHERGRPAAAIRVLPSRVPSLSELNLPPEVEQLSRLGRGLVLIGGATGSGKTTTMAALVDAINRREARHIITVEDPIEYEHAHQAGLVEQVEVGVDAPDFPTALRAAVRQAPDILVIGEMRDHESMRIALSAAETGHLVFSSLHTTDVAASIGRICDSFPNERQNTIRQELSLALSAVLIQTLIPRTAGGRIPAVELLMVSYGARQHIRKDALQHLHQEITMTRKAGSMTREESLARLVRAGAITRADAMVRSGHPEELEGLLR
- a CDS encoding MG2 domain-containing protein is translated as MKTITSLLLTSFLLLFTSLPALAQSDAEERPAFSLSTSEVFTTRDAPNFYLTFRRIQHLDFRIYKVRDPFTFFANLRDPHQLGSDDVDVQQERTWLERLADWKRGQRQYARRFARAQASHTYRAARRAATDQAEVSQRVVLNANTFAQVPLLNPDQVVTTWRELLPNRRDAEVRRVPVDLRQPGIYLVEAVNDLLRAYTIVIVSDVGLVTKTSPGQMLFFAANRFTGEPSADCAVRVIVSQKTVAEGRTSPDGLFEAALPEQRMEDVVGVAQCGDQMAATDPGAWSLQEPARELAGYIYTDKPIYRPGHTVHTKAVLRWRHLDALAKFDRAEVEVVASDPNDKVVFRRQVKVDPFGAVLVSFPVPPTAALGNYTLRVQSGDFQTTSGFEVQEYRKPEFEVIVTPASRFERQGRDAVVSIQARYYFGQPVANGQLRWVVNQQPYYSPLRWDDGLDGGESSYWYGDNQAAQGTARLDAEGKAQVRIPLAVDENGRDFSARIEAQVTDAANREVSGNTVVHATFGSFLISAQTTNSVFRAGSPVDVAVRAVDYTGAAQANVPVMLALERLTYKEGYYNQPEVDQISESGVTTDADGRAVARLTLPNQTGSFRIRATAPSGDRTVQDDVWLWVPGPSETSTDEGDRYLELLADRKSYQPGESARLIVRGETITGPVLVTKEGQHVSWFRLMRPTATEALEIPIDEGDVGDVFVSIAYLRDGRLSRAERRIGVPATARTLQVSVTADQAVSKPRQPGAFSVLVTDQAGLPVRAQVSLAVIDEAVYGVKADDTPDPIRFFYRREYSRVATTFSREYYFTGYSGRDRLQLARRGRRPFTLADFKGDKEVQPEVRKDFPDAIYWVGDLVTDAQGRGRIAVNYPDALTTWRLTARAITDDTRAGVAVARTTTTKDLIVRVITPRFLTEGDEVVVPTMVHNYRPDTQTASVAVQASGLEAASSSAATSSALPSGGERRDDWRFNARTVGAATITATAKTEHDSDAVELPLPVLPFGIRRELGSSGSIVGAGEATTVVTVPDASNPAARTISIALAPSLAGSMLGALDFLTTYPYGCTEQTLSSFLPNLLVTRALTELKLAPTERLSALDRQVSSGIQRLYDYQHDDGGWGWWKSDGNHPFMTAYALWGLDEARRAGIKVAEHRIGNGARALAQLYETYPRVEPDLKVYEAYVLQRTAASEPVISWYADGVEHKYSHAAALDEAWSGRGRMSAYGRALLLLLLDEVKDARGNELALALAGEAQTRGDVSWWAVANDPLLFDAAETSIEATAFAVQALARRDPRNPLVERAVRWMMLNRTAGYWSTTKQTATAIYGLLSFMQARNESAQPFSVDVFVNGNNVGRRSFTAAAMTAPDPLVLSVPANAGANQVRLVKRDPPSPSASAGQAALYWSAAAEYYDTATADARQGSRELAITRKYAILAPVTVKGRIVYREQPFTGTAKPGDVLTVRLTVAGSPEWRYLAIDDPLPAGVEAIQDTTAYPLERETADGWWFGSRVEYRDSRTVFFQETFERGRYEYSYLVKVIAPGQFRAIPAQVSPMYVPGVHASSEPQTFVVTAPTGGAR
- a CDS encoding DUF1175 family protein, which translates into the protein MLKCLGAGLFMVLASIAQPVAQTRLADESDRAAFRSWFVLLADAQFERPTADVTDCAALIRHAFREAMRAHTPEWVRGAALPFAPQFADVRSAPKAGANGWPLFQVSAGPRARFAEFADARTLIGLNARHLGRDTRALRAGDLLYFRQPGQNEPDHLMVFVGRSLFEAEGEDWVVYHTGPSDQGPGEVRKVRLTTLQQHPAARWRPQTSNPRFVGVYRLAVL
- a CDS encoding HAMP domain-containing sensor histidine kinase; protein product: MPDTALPTLLSLASHELRGPTGVVRGYLRLLEQDPTLGERPRHVITELTRATDRLVALLNELSELAHLKDGRLKLTLRSMSLRSVLNQAVQAVEMPEDVDVNLDVVAPVDVRMRVDEARLRGVFCTLIVTLARAQAGSTSFDLRLTKGRSAAKVIVQPRSLGRGTVVEQAVDFSRGGTGLLLPIADAVVQAHGGRLRERWVAGRWAGFVVKL